DNA sequence from the Methanococcus maripaludis genome:
TAACAGCAGATTTAGCAGCTAATTTAATATCAGAATCTTTTAACACGATCATGGGGTTATTTCCTCCAAGTTCGAGTGTAACTTTTTTCATTTTCGCATTTTTAGATATTGATTCTCCAACTTCAACACTTCCTGTGAAAGAAACCATGTTTACATTATCGTTTTTCGATATTTCATCCCCAACAATTTCCCCATTTCCTGTTGCGAGATTAAATACGCCTCTTGGAATATCCATCTGTTTTAAGACATGTTCTATAATTTTTGTAAGATATATTGCAGCAATGGGTGCTTTTGATGATGGGTGGAGTATAACTGAGTTTCCTGTGGCAATTGCAGGGCCGATTTTATGTGTCGCCAGATTTAAAGGAAAATTAAATGGAGTTATTGCTCCAATTACGCCTAATGGCTCTTTTTTAGTGAATATAAGGCCATTTTCTGAATTAATTGTTTCTCCACGGATTTCCTTTGCATAGAATGCAGAAAGCTTGAGCGCAGTTAATGTCCTATCCACTTCTATTTTTGACTGTTTTATCGGTTTTCCAACATCGATTGAAATTGTTTTTGCAAAAAAGTCTTTTTTCGAACTTAAATGTTCGGCAATTTTCATCAATATTTTGTATCTTTTTGACGGGCTTAAATTTTTCATTACTTCCTTGTGTTTTTCAGTAACTTCAATTGCATTTTTAGTTTCTTCCCTATCAAGTGCAGTTATTTTTTCAATATTTTCAAGAGTGTACGGGTCAAAAACATCAATATCTTCCCTTATAATCCATTTTCCATCGATAAACATAAAATCACACTCGAAATTTCAATTGAATAATATTAATGCTTAATCTATTATAAATTTTAGCGAATAATTAATATATTTAAAAAATTAAAAAGTTAAGATAATAACGTTTTGAGGGGATACAAAAATGATGATTTCGTTAATGGGCTACAGCATGTCTATAAACCTGATTTTAATATTAAAAGCAATTTTGATACTAGTTTTAGGGTATTTTGCTGTAAGAATTGTTTCTAGTATTTTAGAAAATGGTGCTAAAAAAAGCAAGATTCCAGAACTTGTATCTGAGTTTGTTATCAAGCTATTCAGTGCGATACTCTATGTATTTGTAATATTGCTTGCCGTAGGGGTTTTTGGTGTTGAAACAGGGCCAATAATTTTGGGGCTTTCTGCATCACTTGGTTTAATTTTGGGTTTTGGTCTTCAGGACACACTTACAAATTTAACTTCAGGCCTTTGGATTGCAGTTATGAAACCCCTTGACAAAGATGAAACTGTTCAAATAGGCGGAATAACTGGAAAGATCGTAGAAGTTGGAATAATGGCAACCAAACTGTTAACGCCAGATAATGTGGTAATCACAATTCCAAATAAACTAGTTTGGGGCAGTCCTATAACCAATTACACCAGAATGGATTTAAGAAGGGTTGATGTGGCAGTTGGAGTTAGCTATGGTGAAAATTTAGACAATGCATTATCAAAAGCATTAGAACTTATTTCAGAACATCCAAAAGTATTAAAAGATCCTGCACCTGCAGTAGTTGTAACTGGTCTTGGTGAGTCTTCCGTAGATTTACAGCTTAGGGCTTGGACAAAAACTGGGGACTACTGGGGCGTAAAAGGAGATCTTACAAAAGGAATATACGAAAAATACGGAAAAGAGGGTATCGAAATTCCATTCCCACAGATGGATGTACATATCCACAAATATTAAAAAATAGTTTTTATAACTTTTTTTATTTTATATGGCCAAGAATGTGGCCGGTTTCTGTTTTAATAATGTCAAGTGCGGTTTTACATGCATTAATAGATCCCGGAAGTGAATAGATAATTTTTCCCTTATAAAGTCCAGCAGATGCTCTTGAAAGGATTGTTGAGTATTTTACTTCACCATAGCTTAAATTATGGAATACTATTTTAAAACCGTCAAGTTCTTTTTCATACAGATTTTTTACGACATCAGCTGTAATATCTCTTTTAGAAAGGCCTGTTCCGCCCGTGATTACAATAGAATCAACATCTGTAAATTCAATAATATGTTCAATTAATCCTTCCAACATCGGTTTATTGTCCGGAATTAAATGGTAGATTTTTGCACCTAATTCATCTTTCAAAAAGTCCCCTGATTTATCAGTTATATCGTGCCCTGAAATTATTTCATTAAATCGGCTGTCACTTACAGTAATTACTGCGTATTTTACATCGGAAATTCTCTCATGCATGCTTATTCCCCCTTTATAAACTCTTTAATATTATTTCTTGCTTCTCCAATGGTATAGCCCATTTTTATTCCCAGTTTGTCTTCTTTGTCTAAAAGTTCTATTAAATGTGCGACCCTTGGAAGCCTTAAATTTGCACTTCTAACTGTTTCAGAGTCACTGAAAATTTCCCTTGGAGTCCCGCCTTTGATAATTCTTCCTTCATTTAACAAATAAACTTTATTTGCATATATTGGAACTAAATCTACATCGTGGGTAGATATGATTATGGTTATTCCCTGCCTGTTTAACTCGTAGAGCAATTTCATGATTTGGGATGCACCCATCGGGTCGAGTCCTGAAGTTGGTTCATCAAGAACAATAATTTCCGGGTTCATTGCCAAAATCCCTGCAATTGCAATTCTTTTTTTCTGGCCACCACTTAAATGATGCGGTGGTTTTCTCTCAAAGCCTTCCATAGAGACCGCTTTTAATGAATCTTTTACTCTTTTTTCAATTCCCTCTTTTGAAAGTCCGAGATTCATGGGTCCAAAAGCAACATCCTGCTCAACTGTGGGTGCAAAAAGCTGGTCGTCAGGATTTTGGAATACGATTCCAACAGTTTTTCTGACATTTAAAAGCGATTTGTTGTCGTATTTTATTGGTTCGCCTTTTAAAAGTACGTTGCCGTGACTTGGTTTTAATATTCCGTTAAAATGAAGAAATGTAGTGGATTTTCCAGCACCATTGGGGCCTAAAATTGCGATCATTTCGCCCTTTTCGGCTTTAAAATTAATCCCGTTAAGTGCGACAGTTCCATCAGGATAAGAATACTTTAAATCTCTTGTTTCCAAAATCGCCATTAAATCACCTTGGAGGAACTATATGCTTAAAGGTATAAAAAAGTTAGAATTTTAATTTTTGGCTTTAAAATATCTTAATGTAATTTAGGGATAACAATAATAATTCAAATACTCCTAAAAGTACAACAGAAAAGGTTCTTGGATAGGCAATATCTCCAAAAAACATTAGATTTCCATCGTATCCTCTTGAATTAAGTGAATTATAAATTATATCTCCCTTATCAAGTGCTTTTATAAACAAACTTCCCGTCAATAATCCAAGGGAGTGGTACGAAGTTTTAAGATTTTTGTAGCCCAGTCTTGTTTTTTGCGAGTTTTCCATTGTTAAAGCTTCTTCTAAAAGCATAAAAATATAGCGATACATCATCATCGCGATTTCAAGCATGTTTTTTGGCATTTTGGACTTTTTAAGGATGTAGAATAATTCGGTGAATGGGGTTGTAAGTGCTAAAAATAGGGTGCAGGATACACCACCAAGCATTTTAAAAAATGTTAAAAGTCCAAGACTAAATCCGTCTTTTAGTAAATTGATTGTAATTCCAAAAAAATCAAATGACATGTAAATATCAGTTCCAAATAAAAAAGTCATCATTAAAAACGTAATAATTCCAAAAACAATTGGAATTGCCAGTAATTTTCCGTAAATAGTTTTAGGTATTTTTGCAATAGAAATAATCACAAAACTCATTATAAGTGTGATTAAAAGAGGTACAATAAAATTTTTAGAAAAAATACTAACGAACAGTGAAGAAATTGCAAAAATAACTTTTAAAGTAGGATTAACTGACCTTAACTTGTTATAGTTTGCAATGTTATCGATTAAAGTACTGTTCGTCATTTTTTAACCTTTTACTGGTTTTTGGCATCATATTTGGCTTTGTTGTAGCCAAAGAAGTATCCTATAATTATAGCACCTATTGCAGCTTGAAGCGCAAATAATAGGCTTTCAATTTCCCCACTTGGAGGTTCCCAGAATGGTTCAAACCATGGTTCGTAATTTGGACTGATTTCCATGATCAAATCTCCAGCAGCACCATCTGCACCACCGAAGTAGCCTTCATCTTCACCAAGGCCCGAATACATGATCAAAGGTGCTAATGTAAGAATTATAACTCCAAGAATCATCAAGACGTGTTTAAATTCCATTATTCAGCACCTCCTTCTGCTTTTACCGGGTCAATAAGACCAAGTTTTGCAAGGAGATCTGGTCTCAATTTCATGATGTAATCCCAGATAAGTCCTGTTAATAGACCTTCCATAATTGCAAGTGGAATCTGTGTCACTGCAAATACGGTTCCAAAGTTTGCAAGAGCCGTTCCAAAATCGGGTAGCGGGTATGCTAATGCGAGCTGGATTGATGTTGTAGCGTATGTTCCCCAGTCTGCAAATATTGCAGCGAGTACAACAACCCACGTGATATTTAATTTTCCTTTTAACAATTTAAACACTAAAAAACCAAGCGCTGGACCCATAATACCCATTGAGAATATATTTGCTCCCAATGTGGTTAATCCACCGTGTGCAAGTAAGATTGCCTGAAACAATAATACGATCGTTGCAAGTACTGCTGTAATTGCCGGACCAAACATAATTGCGCCGAGTCCACCACCTGTCGGGTGTGAACAGCTTCCTGTAACTGAAGGAAGTTTTAGCGAACTTAATATGAACATAAATGCTCCTGCGAGGGCTAATGTAGGTTTAACTTCAGGTTTGTCGTTTATTAATTTATTTAACTGGATTATTCCATATATAACAACAATTCCGGAGAGTACAAACCAAAATGCAGCCCACATCGGAGGTAAAAAACCTTCCATAATGTGCACTTTACCACCTATTAAAGATAAGTTATATTGTTTTACAGTTATCTTTAACTTGGTTTGGTATATATGGATTTCGATTTAATTCCAGATTATTTTACTAAATGAAATATATCTTGAATACTGTTGGTAATACTATATAAAACTAATTTTAAAAAATAGAAACAAATATTGATTATTATTCATTTGTAATGTAGCCCTTAACTGCAGATTTTGCAGCTATTTTTGGAGAAGAAAGGTATACTTGTGCGTTTGTATTTCCCATTCTTCCTTTAAAGTTCCTGTTGGTTGTGGCAAGGCACACTTCTCCATCGCCTAAAACTCCCTGGTGGGCTCCAAGGCACGGTCCGCATCCTGGGGTGCATATCAATGCTCCAGAATCTACAAAAATATCAATTAATCCTTCATTTAGCGCTTCTTTAAATATTGATTTTGAAGCAGGGATCACGATTAATCTTGTGTTTTCACTGACTTTTTTCCCTTTCAAATATTTTGCAGCAATTCTTAAGTCGTTTAATCTTCCGTTTGTACATGAACCGATAAATACCTGGTTTAATTCTGTTCCTTCCACTTCTGAAACTCCTTTTACGTTATCAGGGTGGTGGGGACATGCAACCTGTTCTTCCATATCTGTTATGTCAAATTCAATTGTTTTGTAGTAGTCTTCTTCGGATTCGTTAACTGTTATTTTATTTTTTTTCAATTCAAGAATTTCTTCACGCGAAACTCCCGCATTTTCAAGGTATCTGTAAGTAGTATCGTCAGCTTCGATAATTCCTGCTTTTCCACCCATTTCAATAGCCATGTTTGATAAAACCATTCTTTCATCCATGGATAGATTTTGGACTGCATTTCCGCCGTATTCTAAAGACATGTACGTAGCCCCACGTCTTCCAACTTCCTTACAAGTTTTTAAAATAATGTCTTTTCCAGAAATATTTTCGTTTTCTCCAGTTACCTTTACACGGATAGTTTCAGGAACCCTGAGCCATGTTTTTCCAGTTGCATAGACGTAACCCATGTCTGTTGCACCAAAACCTGTAGCAAATGCCCCAAATGCCCCATGAGTACATGTGTGGCTGTCAGCTCCCGCAATTATCATGTTGGGTTTCACGTGGCCCTTTTCAGGTAGAACTTGGTGGCATATTCCTTCGCCATCGAGGTAGTAATTTTTAATACCCTGTTTTTTGATGAATTCTCTCGTTATAACCTGCATATTTGCAGCTTTTGACGTGTTTGCAGGGATATTGTGGTCAAAAATAATGACTATCTTTTCATTATCCCAAACTTTATCCGAAATCTGTTCAAAAGCTTTTACTGTAAGCGGGGTAGTCCCATCATGGGTCATTGCAATATCTACATTTATTTCAACGCTATCTTTGGCGTAAACATTTTTTCCAACATTTTTTGAAATGATTTTCTCAGCAAGTGTCATAGATTCTCACCGTAAATTCGTAATATACATAAAAACAGTACTTCATAGGTTAGGTGTTATTGATTTATAAATATAAGGGATTTAAATTAAATTTTAAAATAGAATATTTATAATTAATAAGAGTATTCTGACGTGTTACTTAATTTTTTAGGCTTTATTTCGGATAATATTTCTCCATTTTTAAAAATTCTTATGACTCCACCGCTTTCTGAAATCGTAATTGCAATTGCACCAGTATATTTTGAAATGGTTGCAGCAGCATGGTGTCGTGCACCAAGACCCAGTGGTAGTTCAATATTTCCACCGCTGCAGCTTATATACCGGCCTGCACAGAGAACTTCTCCTTTTTCACCAATTACGAATGCCCCATCGATTGTTGATAATTCTTTAACCGTCCCTTTGACCTGTTTATCAAATATAAATGATTCGTGGCCTTCAAAAGGGTTTAAAATTAATTGGGATGACATTTTTAAAACTCTATCCGAATCACCAATTACAAATATTGAACCAACAGGAGTTCCTTCTCTACCTTCAACTGCAAGTTCCATACACAGGTTTAAAACTTCATTAATAACTTTTCCTTTTGTTTTTTCAATCGATGAGATGTAATCATAATATTTGAGGATTTGTGGGTATTCGTTTACTTCAAAGATGGATATGGTGTCAGTACCGCCAGTTACTTTTGGAATACCTAAAATTGATACAACAATATCCCCTTTTTTAACAATGTTATTTGCAAAAAGGTTGGTTACAGCTTGTTTTATCATTGAAGATCTATCGTCATTCCTATATGTCATCAAAAGCGGTATAATTTTTGATTCATTTTTTAATTTCAAAAAAGTTTCTTCGTTTGGCGTGGTTACAACTACTTTTAAACTTTTAAAGTCTTTTAATGATCTATTTTTCCTGGCCCTTTTGTATATGGCTTCTTGATCTTTGTAGTACTCGTAAGTTCTTCCAGTTTCCGTAAATATCAATAAAATATCTGCGCTGATATCTATTGCAAGATTGAAACCATGTTTTATTAAACTTTTGACTTTATTATTTATCATCTGGTGCACCGGTTTTTACATTTTTGAGAGGCTTGCTGCAAAGTAAGGATTACCAATACAGTGCTGGTGAGCGTAACCTCCAACTATATCGCCATCTTTTGAAGTTATTCCATCCATGGAGTTAATTATTCCTTTTCCCCTATTTATCTTATATGAAAAGTCGTTTTCATTAATATTTATTAGTTTTGAATAATGGAATTCGTGTGCCTTAAATTCTTTAGATTTTTTACCAATAATACAATCTTTTTCAAAAGTCCCTTTAACGTAACTCAAACCCTGAACGTTTGGAGTCATTACTGCATCCGCATCTATTAATTTTAACATTTCTATTCCATCAATAGAATTTGTAAGATACATGAGCCCCCCACATTCACCGTAAATTTTTCCATCAAAGTTTCTTATAGATTCAACCATGGATTTATTATTAGAAAGTTTTTCGGAAAATATTTCCGGATACCCTCCTCCAAGGTAAATAGTATCGCAATCTGGAACTTCTGAATCATTTAACGGGCTGAAGAATTTTAATTTTGCACCGTTTTCTTCTAATGCATCAAAGTTGTCCCAATAATAAAAATTAAATGATTCATCAAGTGCAACGGCAATTTTTAAATTATTTTTTTCAACTTTCCAGAGGGTTTCTTCTTTATTTTTATCATCAACACAAAAATCAAAATTTTCATCACTTAATTCCACGATTTTTTCAAGATCAAGGCATTTTTCAACCGTTTCCCCCCATAAATCAATTCTTTCAAGCAATTCCTGTTTATTTTCAGGGGTTGGAACAAGTCCAAGGTGTCTTTGAGAAACAGACAGGCTATCGTCTCGAGGAATTGCGCCTATTATCTCAATTTCATTATCGTAATATTTTACAGCTTCTTTTAATTTATTTAAGTGCCCTTCTCCCCTGATTTTATTGAAAATAACCCCTTTGATATTTAAATTAGGATCAAATGATTTAAAACCTTTAATTATTGCAGATGCACTTCTTGTAAGACTTCTTGCATCCATCAGTAAAATCACTGGTGAATTTATAGTTTTTGCAACGGATGCAGTACTTCCAATATCATTATATGGTGAAATTCCCTCGTAAAGTCCCCGAACTCCTTCAATAACATTTATATCTTTATTTTTGGAATGTCGTTTAAAAATTGATCGAACTTGCATTTCATCCATAAAAAACGAATCTAGGTTCCTTGATTTGTTATTTGTAGCTTCCGTGTGATAAGTGGGGTCTATATAATCAGGACCAATTTTGTAGGGCTGTACATTATGTTTTTTGGATAGTGCCTTCATTATTCCTGTAGATATGGTGGTTTTTCCAACCATTGAAGAGGTGCCTGCAATAACTATTCTTTTCATATTTTTCACGCAAAAGTTAATTTAATAATATTTCCTAAAATGGATAAATTAATCATAAACTAAATATATTTTAAAAACATAAAAAATTTTTGATATTTTGTAGAGAGGATGAAATTTTGAGTTTTGAATTTTTAAAAAAACAGTTTAACGAGTTTTTAAACTTAAGCTTCATAAATAAATTCATTGTAACTTATTTTTTATCTTGGATGGGTTTATCCATAACTTTACTCATAAGTAAGCTTATAACTCCAATTATAAACGTTGAATCCGCAGGGGTTTTAACAACTGCAAAATATGAAGTAATTTCAACAGCAGTATCCTCTCAAATGGGAATTAATTATTTTTCGATATGGTATTCGTATTTTATAAGTAATTTTCTTGCATGTGTAACTATATTTTTGGTTTTCGTAATCCTTCCTTATATTTATAATAGGGATATTTCAAAAGGAAAATCAACGATCAAAGATTATTTCGATGTTTTATTGTTTTTTTACGCACTGGTTGTATTAAATCCACTCACTGGAATTTTGGGTGCAAGTTTAAGTTTTTCAGATCTGCTTG
Encoded proteins:
- a CDS encoding ATP-binding cassette domain-containing protein, encoding MAILETRDLKYSYPDGTVALNGINFKAEKGEMIAILGPNGAGKSTTFLHFNGILKPSHGNVLLKGEPIKYDNKSLLNVRKTVGIVFQNPDDQLFAPTVEQDVAFGPMNLGLSKEGIEKRVKDSLKAVSMEGFERKPPHHLSGGQKKRIAIAGILAMNPEIIVLDEPTSGLDPMGASQIMKLLYELNRQGITIIISTHDVDLVPIYANKVYLLNEGRIIKGGTPREIFSDSETVRSANLRLPRVAHLIELLDKEDKLGIKMGYTIGEARNNIKEFIKGE
- a CDS encoding energy-coupling factor ABC transporter substrate-binding protein; translated protein: MEFKHVLMILGVIILTLAPLIMYSGLGEDEGYFGGADGAAGDLIMEISPNYEPWFEPFWEPPSGEIESLLFALQAAIGAIIIGYFFGYNKAKYDAKNQ
- the cbiQ gene encoding cobalt ECF transporter T component CbiQ; protein product: MTNSTLIDNIANYNKLRSVNPTLKVIFAISSLFVSIFSKNFIVPLLITLIMSFVIISIAKIPKTIYGKLLAIPIVFGIITFLMMTFLFGTDIYMSFDFFGITINLLKDGFSLGLLTFFKMLGGVSCTLFLALTTPFTELFYILKKSKMPKNMLEIAMMMYRYIFMLLEEALTMENSQKTRLGYKNLKTSYHSLGLLTGSLFIKALDKGDIIYNSLNSRGYDGNLMFFGDIAYPRTFSVVLLGVFELLLLSLNYIKIF
- a CDS encoding energy-coupling factor ABC transporter permease, with product MHIMEGFLPPMWAAFWFVLSGIVVIYGIIQLNKLINDKPEVKPTLALAGAFMFILSSLKLPSVTGSCSHPTGGGLGAIMFGPAITAVLATIVLLFQAILLAHGGLTTLGANIFSMGIMGPALGFLVFKLLKGKLNITWVVVLAAIFADWGTYATTSIQLALAYPLPDFGTALANFGTVFAVTQIPLAIMEGLLTGLIWDYIMKLRPDLLAKLGLIDPVKAEGGAE
- a CDS encoding lactaldehyde dehydrogenase encodes the protein MFIDGKWIIREDIDVFDPYTLENIEKITALDREETKNAIEVTEKHKEVMKNLSPSKRYKILMKIAEHLSSKKDFFAKTISIDVGKPIKQSKIEVDRTLTALKLSAFYAKEIRGETINSENGLIFTKKEPLGVIGAITPFNFPLNLATHKIGPAIATGNSVILHPSSKAPIAAIYLTKIIEHVLKQMDIPRGVFNLATGNGEIVGDEISKNDNVNMVSFTGSVEVGESISKNAKMKKVTLELGGNNPMIVLKDSDIKLAAKSAVKSKFLNAGQVCISVGQVLVEEEVVETFTKYVIEETKKLILGNPLDKNTDIGPLISPESALRIENLIKQSVNEGGELLIGGNRQNSLISPAVINIDEENILSKIETFGPILPILPVKDSEEAVNIANNSKYGLQAGLFTNNINKAMKIADELEYGGIMINSSPTFRKDNMPFGGVKKSGLGREGIKYTVEEMSEIKTIVIHNI
- a CDS encoding mechanosensitive ion channel family protein; amino-acid sequence: MMISLMGYSMSINLILILKAILILVLGYFAVRIVSSILENGAKKSKIPELVSEFVIKLFSAILYVFVILLAVGVFGVETGPIILGLSASLGLILGFGLQDTLTNLTSGLWIAVMKPLDKDETVQIGGITGKIVEVGIMATKLLTPDNVVITIPNKLVWGSPITNYTRMDLRRVDVAVGVSYGENLDNALSKALELISEHPKVLKDPAPAVVVTGLGESSVDLQLRAWTKTGDYWGVKGDLTKGIYEKYGKEGIEIPFPQMDVHIHKY
- a CDS encoding MogA/MoaB family molybdenum cofactor biosynthesis protein, whose protein sequence is MHERISDVKYAVITVSDSRFNEIISGHDITDKSGDFLKDELGAKIYHLIPDNKPMLEGLIEHIIEFTDVDSIVITGGTGLSKRDITADVVKNLYEKELDGFKIVFHNLSYGEVKYSTILSRASAGLYKGKIIYSLPGSINACKTALDIIKTETGHILGHIK
- the cfbB gene encoding Ni-sirohydrochlorin a,c-diamide synthase — translated: MKRIVIAGTSSMVGKTTISTGIMKALSKKHNVQPYKIGPDYIDPTYHTEATNNKSRNLDSFFMDEMQVRSIFKRHSKNKDINVIEGVRGLYEGISPYNDIGSTASVAKTINSPVILLMDARSLTRSASAIIKGFKSFDPNLNIKGVIFNKIRGEGHLNKLKEAVKYYDNEIEIIGAIPRDDSLSVSQRHLGLVPTPENKQELLERIDLWGETVEKCLDLEKIVELSDENFDFCVDDKNKEETLWKVEKNNLKIAVALDESFNFYYWDNFDALEENGAKLKFFSPLNDSEVPDCDTIYLGGGYPEIFSEKLSNNKSMVESIRNFDGKIYGECGGLMYLTNSIDGIEMLKLIDADAVMTPNVQGLSYVKGTFEKDCIIGKKSKEFKAHEFHYSKLININENDFSYKINRGKGIINSMDGITSKDGDIVGGYAHQHCIGNPYFAASLSKM
- a CDS encoding diadenylate cyclase, which encodes MINNKVKSLIKHGFNLAIDISADILLIFTETGRTYEYYKDQEAIYKRARKNRSLKDFKSLKVVVTTPNEETFLKLKNESKIIPLLMTYRNDDRSSMIKQAVTNLFANNIVKKGDIVVSILGIPKVTGGTDTISIFEVNEYPQILKYYDYISSIEKTKGKVINEVLNLCMELAVEGREGTPVGSIFVIGDSDRVLKMSSQLILNPFEGHESFIFDKQVKGTVKELSTIDGAFVIGEKGEVLCAGRYISCSGGNIELPLGLGARHHAAATISKYTGAIAITISESGGVIRIFKNGEILSEIKPKKLSNTSEYSY
- the hacA gene encoding homoaconitase large subunit; the encoded protein is MTLAEKIISKNVGKNVYAKDSVEINVDIAMTHDGTTPLTVKAFEQISDKVWDNEKIVIIFDHNIPANTSKAANMQVITREFIKKQGIKNYYLDGEGICHQVLPEKGHVKPNMIIAGADSHTCTHGAFGAFATGFGATDMGYVYATGKTWLRVPETIRVKVTGENENISGKDIILKTCKEVGRRGATYMSLEYGGNAVQNLSMDERMVLSNMAIEMGGKAGIIEADDTTYRYLENAGVSREEILELKKNKITVNESEEDYYKTIEFDITDMEEQVACPHHPDNVKGVSEVEGTELNQVFIGSCTNGRLNDLRIAAKYLKGKKVSENTRLIVIPASKSIFKEALNEGLIDIFVDSGALICTPGCGPCLGAHQGVLGDGEVCLATTNRNFKGRMGNTNAQVYLSSPKIAAKSAVKGYITNE